From Fibrobacter sp. UWB5, a single genomic window includes:
- a CDS encoding N-formylglutamate amidohydrolase, translated as MKLMLTCEHASNKLPAAFKSAVPAEILKTHRAYDIGACSVFRKLVKFAKPEFYCEGKFSRLFVDLNRTITNKSAFSEYYEAFEASDKSAAEKAKAQATAYWQEYRAAIEKFVASSLSSPKRTASKTRAAKPAPEIVHLGIHSFTPVLNGKVRCTDIGILYDPSRPLERAYANVIKDEIKRLYPAMKVRFNYPYKGTSDGLTTTLRKKIGPRYVGIEIEINQKFFL; from the coding sequence ATGAAACTCATGCTTACTTGCGAGCACGCGAGCAATAAGTTGCCTGCAGCGTTCAAGAGCGCCGTTCCTGCCGAAATCTTGAAGACGCACCGCGCCTATGACATCGGGGCATGCTCCGTTTTCCGCAAGCTCGTGAAATTTGCAAAGCCCGAATTTTATTGTGAAGGGAAATTCTCGCGCCTGTTCGTTGATTTGAACCGCACCATCACCAACAAGAGTGCGTTCAGCGAATACTACGAAGCGTTCGAAGCTAGCGACAAGTCCGCCGCCGAGAAAGCAAAAGCCCAAGCCACCGCCTACTGGCAGGAATACCGCGCAGCTATTGAAAAGTTCGTGGCAAGTTCGCTGAGTTCGCCGAAGCGAACCGCCTCTAAAACGCGCGCAGCAAAACCTGCACCAGAAATCGTCCACCTGGGCATCCACAGCTTCACGCCCGTGCTAAACGGCAAAGTCCGCTGCACCGACATCGGGATTCTCTACGATCCGAGCCGCCCGCTAGAGCGCGCCTACGCAAATGTCATCAAGGACGAAATCAAGCGGCTCTACCCCGCCATGAAAGTCCGCTTCAACTACCCGTACAAAGGAACATCCGACGGGCTCACCACTACGCTCCGCAAAAAAATCGGCCCGCGATACGTGGGAATCGAAATCGAAATAAATCAGAAATTCTTTTTATAA
- a CDS encoding RimK family protein, which yields MKKLIVVNNPKHWKLHVPGIDIISAQDYLISSKYTNERNLRVFNLCRDYNYQSKGYYVSLLAEARGHKVIPGVKNMRDFKAPAVIKHISDEIDNLIQKSLHKLTGTEFVLSIYFGQNVSPQYLELSQELYRLFQAPLLRAKFVFKQKWFIQSIRPICVDEIPESHMEFVDKFAQEYFEKTRYATSKEEDYLYDLGILTNPDEVEPPSNAQAIQNFIKAAEETGFRVEMITKKDYPRVGEFDAIFIRETTNVNHYTYSFARRAQSQGIAVIDDPDSILRCSNKVYLQELMQAAKIHSPKTIIAHAENRHTLAKEIGFPMVIKSPDSSFSMGVKKATNKEELEQILDEMFQHSDLLIAQEFTPTEFDWRVGVLDGKPLYACKYHMAKGHWQIYNWESNDKQSEEFSGKCESIPIEMVPHGIVKTALKICSLIGNGLYGVDLKEWHGHPIVIEVNDNPSIDAGIEDGVGKSKVYLAIMRSLRHRIEDRMNAAQHKLQQHEREWF from the coding sequence ATGAAAAAACTGATTGTGGTGAACAATCCCAAGCACTGGAAATTGCACGTTCCTGGCATCGATATCATTTCGGCACAGGACTACCTGATTTCGAGCAAATACACCAACGAACGCAACCTGCGCGTATTTAACCTTTGCCGCGATTACAACTACCAGAGCAAAGGCTACTACGTATCGCTGCTGGCCGAAGCCCGCGGGCACAAGGTGATTCCGGGCGTCAAGAACATGCGCGACTTCAAGGCCCCCGCGGTCATCAAGCACATCTCCGACGAAATCGACAACCTGATTCAAAAGAGTCTGCACAAACTTACCGGTACGGAATTCGTGCTTTCGATTTACTTCGGTCAGAACGTGAGCCCGCAATACTTGGAGCTTTCGCAGGAACTTTACCGTTTGTTCCAAGCACCGCTACTGCGTGCAAAATTCGTATTCAAGCAGAAGTGGTTCATTCAGAGTATTCGCCCCATTTGCGTGGATGAAATTCCTGAATCGCACATGGAATTCGTTGATAAATTTGCGCAAGAATATTTTGAAAAGACTCGCTACGCCACCAGTAAAGAAGAAGATTACCTGTACGACTTGGGCATTCTTACGAACCCCGACGAAGTAGAGCCGCCGAGCAATGCGCAGGCGATTCAGAACTTTATCAAGGCTGCCGAAGAAACGGGATTCCGTGTGGAGATGATAACCAAGAAGGATTACCCGCGCGTAGGCGAATTCGACGCCATATTCATCCGCGAAACCACGAACGTGAACCATTACACATACAGTTTCGCCCGCCGAGCCCAGTCGCAAGGCATTGCGGTGATTGACGACCCCGACAGCATTCTGCGCTGTTCCAACAAGGTGTATTTGCAAGAACTGATGCAGGCGGCCAAGATTCATTCGCCGAAGACGATTATCGCGCACGCCGAAAACCGCCACACGCTCGCCAAGGAAATCGGATTCCCGATGGTGATCAAGTCGCCGGATTCGAGTTTTTCCATGGGCGTTAAGAAGGCGACCAACAAGGAAGAACTGGAACAGATTCTCGACGAGATGTTCCAACACAGCGACTTGCTGATTGCCCAGGAATTCACGCCGACGGAATTCGACTGGCGCGTGGGCGTTCTGGACGGCAAGCCGCTCTACGCCTGCAAGTACCACATGGCGAAGGGCCACTGGCAAATTTACAACTGGGAAAGCAACGACAAGCAGAGCGAAGAATTTTCGGGCAAGTGCGAAAGCATTCCTATCGAGATGGTGCCCCACGGAATCGTAAAAACCGCCCTCAAGATTTGCAGCCTGATCGGCAACGGGCTTTACGGCGTCGATTTGAAGGAATGGCACGGCCACCCGATTGTAATCGAGGTGAACGACAACCCGAGTATTGACGCGGGCATTGAAGATGGCGTGGGCAAGAGCAAGGTTTACCTCGCCATCATGAGATCGCTGCGCCACCGCATTGAAGACCGCATGAACGCCGCACAGCATAAATTGCAACAGCACGAAAGGGAATGGTTCTAA
- a CDS encoding RluA family pseudouridine synthase, producing MNYIVDEKHSGERIDKFLVGVMENVSRTDVQKLIAAGEVKVGGVASPKNFRVETGMVVVVDKVPEKEASTLEPENIPLDIVYEDDDIVVLNKPRNLVVHPGNGVQNGTLAAGLLYHFKENLSAVNGPLRPGIVHRLDKDTPGLMVVAKNDAAHRHLAHQLETRTLHRTYNALVWGHPRDLEGTIDAPIGRNPKNRLKMAVVSDGKPSRTHFVAKKFFAFATLLELQLESGRTHQIRVHSRYMGHPVVGDPLYDGRDGCLNRVTPLMKDIAAKVLEIAPAQLLQAVKIELIHPTTGKKMKFKVPLEKPFEQVLKLLKKECPADAPVFDEDEGFRDFDPEMRYFEEEEEIDDGEPLALFPEEVAPYKERKTRAQRFAERAANAANRKAKAAERKRIKQEKAARKRGIAPEDFVQPGYEPTIDPDLL from the coding sequence ATGAACTATATCGTTGACGAAAAACATTCTGGCGAACGCATCGACAAGTTCCTTGTGGGTGTCATGGAAAACGTGTCCCGCACGGACGTGCAGAAGCTGATTGCCGCTGGCGAAGTCAAGGTGGGTGGCGTTGCCTCTCCCAAGAATTTCCGTGTCGAAACGGGCATGGTCGTGGTGGTCGACAAGGTCCCCGAAAAAGAGGCGAGCACCTTGGAACCCGAAAATATCCCGCTCGACATCGTTTACGAAGACGACGATATCGTGGTCTTGAACAAGCCGCGCAACCTGGTGGTGCATCCGGGTAACGGCGTGCAGAACGGTACGCTGGCCGCAGGCCTTCTGTATCATTTCAAAGAAAATTTGTCGGCTGTGAACGGTCCGTTACGCCCGGGCATTGTCCACCGACTGGACAAGGATACACCTGGGCTTATGGTGGTGGCGAAGAACGACGCTGCCCACAGGCATTTGGCACACCAGCTGGAAACACGCACGCTGCACCGCACCTATAATGCCCTGGTGTGGGGGCATCCCCGCGACTTGGAAGGCACCATCGATGCCCCCATCGGGCGTAACCCCAAGAATCGCCTGAAGATGGCGGTCGTGAGCGATGGCAAGCCGAGCCGCACGCATTTTGTGGCAAAGAAGTTCTTTGCGTTTGCAACACTTCTGGAATTGCAGCTCGAATCGGGCCGTACGCATCAGATTCGTGTGCATAGCCGCTACATGGGGCACCCGGTCGTGGGCGATCCGCTGTACGATGGCCGCGATGGCTGCTTGAACCGTGTGACTCCCTTGATGAAGGATATTGCAGCGAAGGTCTTGGAAATAGCTCCGGCTCAGCTTTTGCAGGCCGTGAAAATTGAATTGATTCACCCGACCACGGGCAAGAAGATGAAGTTCAAAGTGCCGCTCGAAAAGCCTTTCGAACAAGTTCTCAAGCTCCTCAAGAAGGAATGCCCGGCAGACGCTCCGGTATTCGACGAAGATGAAGGCTTCCGCGATTTTGACCCCGAAATGCGTTATTTCGAAGAAGAGGAAGAAATCGACGATGGCGAACCGCTGGCCCTCTTCCCCGAAGAAGTGGCTCCTTACAAGGAACGTAAAACGCGTGCCCAGCGCTTTGCCGAACGCGCTGCCAATGCCGCTAACCGCAAGGCCAAGGCGGCAGAACGCAAGCGTATCAAGCAAGAAAAGGCCGCCCGCAAGCGCGGCATCGCTCCCGAAGACTTTGTTCAGCCGGGTTACGAACCGACAATCGACCCGGATTTACTTTAA
- a CDS encoding squalene/phytoene synthase family protein, with the protein MSNILDSIGVGENVLDGRAAWKYAEEILLQVSRTFALNINVLKGKLHKSILLAYLYLRIADTVEDDPDMKASEKEIILGKFAEIFKTAELSDELVADFEKTLPESWRKSEHPYMNLCLHTHVVVPLLREMPETYAAPVRAVTIEMCHGMAKFALRQEAALSSGWFTLESVADLDEYCYYVAGIVGKLLTNLFAADTCLIGESRKAEMQKLDVSFGLALQVANIVKDCVEDSGRRVCFVPEEICRRHGFAHSYEMFEAPADASARADFDKRRAAVMGELVQKAWGHLDDAIAYTKLIPNVKMRTRLFCLWPLFMAAENMKLIGDGSSLFASEKKVKITRDTVKRIIKQTTLHFYSDKWIEKSYAKLRNK; encoded by the coding sequence ATGTCGAATATTCTTGATTCAATCGGAGTCGGTGAAAACGTCTTGGACGGTCGCGCCGCATGGAAGTATGCCGAAGAAATCCTTCTGCAGGTTTCTAGGACTTTTGCGCTCAATATCAACGTGCTCAAGGGTAAGCTCCACAAGAGCATTCTGCTTGCTTACCTGTACTTGCGCATTGCGGACACGGTCGAAGACGATCCCGATATGAAGGCTTCTGAAAAAGAAATCATTCTGGGCAAGTTTGCCGAAATCTTCAAGACGGCGGAACTCTCCGACGAACTGGTTGCCGACTTTGAAAAAACGCTTCCGGAAAGTTGGCGCAAGTCTGAACACCCGTACATGAACCTTTGCCTGCATACCCATGTGGTGGTGCCCCTGTTGCGCGAAATGCCCGAAACGTATGCGGCACCCGTGCGTGCGGTAACGATCGAAATGTGCCATGGCATGGCCAAGTTTGCGCTCCGGCAAGAGGCTGCGCTCAGTTCCGGCTGGTTTACGCTCGAAAGCGTGGCCGACCTCGACGAATACTGCTACTACGTGGCCGGCATTGTCGGCAAGCTCTTGACGAATCTCTTTGCTGCCGATACTTGCCTCATCGGCGAATCCCGCAAGGCCGAAATGCAGAAACTGGACGTGAGCTTTGGGCTTGCGCTCCAGGTGGCGAACATCGTGAAGGACTGCGTCGAAGATTCCGGACGCAGGGTCTGTTTTGTTCCCGAAGAAATTTGCCGCAGGCATGGCTTTGCCCATTCCTACGAAATGTTCGAGGCCCCGGCAGATGCAAGTGCCCGTGCAGACTTTGACAAGCGTCGCGCCGCGGTGATGGGCGAGCTCGTGCAAAAGGCCTGGGGCCACTTGGACGATGCCATTGCCTACACCAAGCTCATTCCGAACGTCAAGATGCGTACAAGGCTGTTCTGCCTGTGGCCGCTCTTTATGGCTGCCGAAAACATGAAGCTGATTGGCGACGGTTCTAGCCTTTTTGCCTCCGAAAAGAAGGTGAAGATTACCCGCGACACCGTCAAGCGAATCATTAAGCAGACGACGTTGCATTTCTATTCGGATAAGTGGATCGAGAAGTCTTACGCTAAATTGAGAAACAAATAA
- a CDS encoding tyrosine-protein phosphatase: protein MRKNWSILAGLLICAQAFLACSNSVSTFVTETEEPQTTAEEIAAADTTTVEKTTKPDTTVTEEPAESDTTSSEEIVVPDTTVAADTANIDTISNDSIAIDSNSLHLTLKEDGITSGNLYLNYPADSFLIRFEIGDIVTVAINGYDTLEMPVAESSSDVPIAGFLVAAIKGSDQLVLTAHNAKLASVLGITAEKAPIQVSLSMKEKGGYLLGLDIMRNTQYMGSYAENYPDLSVEEFANFREVHTTGMGEHKLYRSSSPIYLYLGRNYYADSLAQAAGVTTFINLADSESSAYSNKGYETTYYSTQNIIFLGVPPEFFSEIFKVGLVIGFRYMIEHEGPYLVHCTYGMDRTGFMIAVLEALMGATAEEIQDDYAKTFSNYFTVIDNQQVALNEQQIDFFKAVVLRNLKAVYHAEGVNISDVNHADWASATEKYLEKLGMTQEEISALKDRLK, encoded by the coding sequence ATGAGAAAGAATTGGTCTATTCTTGCGGGACTCCTTATCTGTGCGCAGGCTTTTCTAGCCTGTAGCAATTCCGTTTCTACTTTTGTTACCGAGACTGAAGAGCCTCAAACAACAGCAGAAGAAATCGCAGCAGCGGACACAACTACAGTAGAAAAGACAACAAAGCCAGATACTACCGTTACTGAGGAACCTGCTGAGTCCGACACGACAAGCTCCGAAGAAATTGTAGTTCCGGACACGACGGTTGCAGCAGATACCGCAAATATCGATACAATCTCAAACGATTCTATCGCAATAGATTCCAATAGTCTTCATTTAACCCTCAAAGAAGATGGTATAACATCCGGCAACTTGTATCTAAACTACCCCGCAGATTCTTTCTTGATTCGGTTTGAAATTGGCGACATTGTAACAGTCGCAATCAACGGCTACGACACTCTTGAAATGCCGGTAGCGGAAAGCTCCAGCGACGTGCCCATCGCAGGATTCCTTGTCGCAGCAATCAAGGGTTCCGACCAACTTGTCTTGACAGCTCATAACGCCAAGTTGGCAAGTGTCCTCGGAATAACCGCCGAAAAAGCGCCAATACAAGTTTCTTTATCTATGAAAGAAAAGGGCGGTTACCTGTTGGGTCTCGACATCATGCGCAATACCCAATACATGGGCTCTTACGCAGAAAATTACCCAGACCTTTCAGTCGAAGAATTCGCAAACTTTAGAGAAGTTCACACCACAGGCATGGGGGAACATAAACTTTACCGTTCCTCTAGCCCCATCTACCTTTATCTCGGTCGCAATTACTACGCCGATTCTCTGGCTCAAGCCGCAGGCGTAACCACCTTCATCAACCTAGCCGATTCGGAGAGCAGTGCTTACTCCAACAAGGGTTACGAAACCACCTATTATTCGACACAAAACATCATCTTTTTAGGAGTTCCCCCGGAATTCTTTTCAGAGATTTTCAAAGTAGGTCTCGTAATAGGGTTCCGTTACATGATTGAGCACGAAGGCCCGTATCTGGTGCACTGCACCTATGGCATGGACCGCACCGGTTTTATGATTGCCGTCTTGGAAGCCTTAATGGGCGCTACCGCAGAGGAAATCCAAGATGATTATGCAAAGACTTTCAGCAACTACTTTACCGTAATCGACAACCAACAGGTCGCCCTGAACGAGCAACAGATTGATTTCTTCAAGGCCGTCGTTCTCAGGAATTTGAAAGCAGTGTACCACGCCGAAGGTGTCAACATTTCTGACGTCAATCATGCAGACTGGGCCTCGGCCACAGAAAAATACCTGGAAAAACTAGGTATGACCCAAGAGGAAATTTCCGCTTTGAAGGACAGGTTGAAATAA
- the dnaA gene encoding chromosomal replication initiator protein DnaA codes for MQAEWERCLNYLRGMLSDTVYKTYFAQTKLTSLTTGHAVVTVPPGLDTAVYSAYKELIRLAWREVTHDESAIEFEFQQQEAVAQAAPAGNNSFRDFLKPSIPLSGSFRFENFVPGDKAQLAFNAALAVARNPDGTQYNPLFIYGSSGLGKTHLLQAIGNYILEEDPTKRVCYLTSEDFSQQYMKCLREQRITEMSDFYRNEVDILLIDDIQNWTGKYETQNEFFLIFNALHQAGKQIVLTSDAPAAEVKNLSDRLVSRFAWGLTVDIQPPDVETREAILHKKAEERHLEISDDVLHYLAENIASNVRCLESAIIKLTLQSSLMHHDIDMSIAQKVVAEIAPTLRRRVSLDAVLHTVSKHYEVPEAKLTESGRGTKEISKARQVAMYLMRECSPISLQSIGSRFGGKDHSTVVHAIKSIKKEMETDPSFARLIESLKNSIHD; via the coding sequence ATGCAAGCCGAATGGGAAAGATGTTTGAACTACCTCCGTGGGATGCTTTCAGACACGGTTTATAAGACATATTTTGCGCAGACCAAGCTCACGAGCCTTACTACCGGTCACGCTGTCGTTACCGTTCCGCCCGGACTGGATACCGCCGTCTATTCTGCTTACAAGGAACTCATCCGCCTCGCCTGGCGCGAAGTCACGCACGACGAATCCGCTATCGAATTCGAATTCCAGCAGCAAGAAGCCGTAGCCCAGGCCGCACCTGCAGGCAACAACAGCTTCCGCGATTTCTTGAAGCCGAGCATTCCGCTTTCGGGTTCTTTCCGCTTTGAAAATTTTGTGCCGGGTGACAAGGCCCAGCTTGCGTTCAATGCAGCACTCGCAGTCGCCCGCAACCCCGACGGCACGCAGTACAACCCGCTCTTCATTTACGGTTCTTCGGGCCTTGGCAAGACTCACCTTTTGCAGGCTATCGGTAACTACATTCTCGAAGAAGATCCGACCAAGCGCGTGTGCTACCTGACCTCCGAAGATTTTTCGCAGCAGTACATGAAGTGCCTGCGCGAACAGCGCATCACCGAAATGTCCGACTTCTACCGCAACGAAGTCGACATCTTGCTGATTGACGATATTCAGAACTGGACTGGCAAGTACGAAACCCAGAACGAATTTTTCTTGATCTTTAACGCATTGCACCAGGCCGGCAAGCAGATCGTGCTGACCTCTGATGCACCGGCAGCCGAAGTCAAGAACTTGTCTGACCGCTTGGTCAGCCGCTTTGCTTGGGGCTTGACCGTAGACATCCAGCCGCCTGATGTAGAAACCCGCGAAGCCATTTTGCACAAGAAGGCCGAAGAACGCCACCTGGAAATCAGCGATGACGTTTTGCACTACCTTGCCGAAAACATTGCAAGCAACGTGCGCTGCCTCGAAAGCGCCATCATCAAGCTCACCTTGCAGTCGAGCCTGATGCACCACGATATCGACATGAGCATCGCCCAGAAGGTGGTCGCCGAAATCGCTCCGACGCTCCGACGCCGCGTAAGCCTCGACGCCGTGCTCCACACGGTTTCCAAGCACTACGAAGTTCCCGAAGCCAAGCTCACCGAATCGGGCCGTGGCACCAAGGAAATTTCGAAGGCCCGTCAGGTCGCTATGTACCTGATGCGCGAATGCTCCCCCATCAGTTTGCAGAGCATCGGTTCCCGCTTTGGCGGCAAGGACCACTCCACCGTGGTTCACGCCATCAAGAGCATCAAGAAGGAAATGGAAACTGACCCGAGCTTTGCACGACTCATTGAAAGCCTGAAGAACTCGATTCACGACTAA
- a CDS encoding MFS transporter gives MQTFDYMQILDTVITQLHETMDFWFWVPLVFWFWLYRWFFRVSYPLYFKKLANKRVKWAYVPKWKFYWKPLDTFFTLIFSIASAMPAIWAVMKWLPIYPWFYGFAVSPLFILFGLLLRRIARGKTAKLFQAAYFLEYRKACYECDVKGALRNESDIQNRTFWSFTKKLKNAEAHGRLWKYVNAMAKSKKIPRDIYAEIN, from the coding sequence ATGCAGACGTTCGATTATATGCAGATTCTTGATACTGTGATTACACAGCTTCACGAAACGATGGACTTTTGGTTTTGGGTTCCGCTCGTATTCTGGTTTTGGCTGTATAGATGGTTTTTCCGTGTGTCTTACCCGCTCTATTTCAAGAAATTGGCGAATAAAAGGGTAAAATGGGCTTATGTTCCTAAGTGGAAGTTCTATTGGAAACCTTTGGACACCTTCTTTACGCTGATTTTTTCGATTGCCTCGGCCATGCCCGCTATTTGGGCCGTGATGAAATGGCTCCCGATTTACCCCTGGTTCTACGGATTTGCCGTTTCGCCCCTGTTTATTCTGTTTGGCCTGTTGCTTCGCCGTATTGCACGCGGCAAGACGGCTAAACTTTTCCAGGCTGCCTATTTCCTGGAATACCGCAAGGCTTGTTACGAGTGCGATGTCAAGGGAGCTCTCAGGAATGAGTCCGATATTCAGAATCGCACTTTCTGGAGTTTTACCAAGAAGCTTAAGAATGCCGAAGCTCACGGACGTCTGTGGAAGTATGTGAATGCAATGGCCAAGAGCAAGAAGATTCCTCGCGACATTTACGCGGAGATCAACTAG
- the lspA gene encoding signal peptidase II — protein sequence MKKFDFVNKWPFHLGLILFSIVADQLTKLWALVRFTNETGAPNHDTINIVGELVRFQLVFNKGAAFSSRPQDLMPFLPPWLFFLLISIVATIVLVWFYKSIDKRDWMSRLGVVMILGGAVGNFIDRMRLQMVVDFIDCDFPDFIMTRFPTFNVADSFVTVGVAIVILSPVILRELHKQIKEEKEKKNVVEETPKSENEKGAEE from the coding sequence ATGAAGAAATTTGATTTTGTGAATAAATGGCCGTTTCACCTGGGCTTGATTCTTTTTAGCATTGTGGCTGACCAGCTGACAAAGCTGTGGGCGCTAGTTCGCTTTACGAACGAAACGGGTGCGCCGAACCACGATACGATCAATATTGTCGGTGAATTGGTCCGTTTCCAGTTGGTGTTCAACAAGGGGGCCGCATTCAGCAGCCGTCCGCAGGACTTGATGCCCTTTTTGCCGCCTTGGCTGTTCTTTTTGCTGATTTCGATTGTTGCAACCATTGTGCTTGTGTGGTTCTACAAGTCCATCGACAAGCGTGATTGGATGAGCCGTTTGGGCGTGGTGATGATTCTCGGTGGTGCCGTGGGCAACTTTATCGACCGTATGCGCTTGCAGATGGTGGTGGATTTTATCGATTGCGATTTCCCGGACTTTATCATGACTCGTTTCCCGACATTCAATGTCGCGGATTCCTTTGTCACTGTCGGCGTAGCTATAGTCATTCTTTCTCCCGTCATTTTGCGTGAACTGCACAAGCAGATTAAAGAAGAAAAAGAAAAGAAGAACGTCGTAGAAGAAACACCGAAATCCGAAAACGAAAAAGGTGCGGAAGAATAA
- a CDS encoding peptidase-C39 like family protein, with protein MVSLRHAIDDPEKPSDSRQTSTGQPASFKKGITMDIKILQQPDDVTCGPTSLQAVYNHLGYKISLKQLISEIEFLEDGGTLGVFLGIDALKRGFKATIHSYNLTLLDPTWSELSMPELKAKLELLHKAKHAPKLRKAIEAYIRFIDLGGTVAFSDLRAAMFEKYFKKGVPVLCGLSATYLYRSMREFTGADDKSVFDDIHGEPMGHFVVVYGIDDKKQFMVADPDGTNPLHKTPYYKVDKFRLLHSILLGVMTYDGNVLVIENKK; from the coding sequence TTGGTATCTTTGAGGCACGCCATCGACGACCCGGAAAAACCTTCCGATAGCCGCCAGACGAGCACCGGACAACCGGCAAGCTTTAAAAAAGGCATAACGATGGACATCAAGATTCTACAGCAGCCCGACGACGTCACTTGCGGGCCGACTAGCCTTCAGGCGGTATACAACCACCTCGGCTACAAGATTTCCCTAAAGCAACTGATTTCTGAAATTGAATTTCTTGAAGATGGCGGAACCCTCGGCGTTTTCCTCGGCATCGACGCCCTGAAGCGCGGATTCAAGGCGACTATTCATTCGTACAACCTGACGCTATTGGATCCCACCTGGAGCGAGCTTTCCATGCCAGAACTCAAGGCTAAGCTGGAACTCTTGCACAAGGCAAAGCACGCCCCCAAGCTCCGCAAGGCAATCGAAGCCTACATCCGCTTTATTGATTTGGGCGGAACCGTCGCATTCTCCGACCTGCGTGCCGCCATGTTCGAAAAATATTTCAAGAAGGGAGTGCCCGTTCTTTGCGGACTTTCGGCTACCTACCTGTACCGCAGCATGCGCGAATTCACCGGAGCCGATGACAAGTCCGTCTTCGACGACATTCACGGCGAACCCATGGGGCACTTCGTCGTAGTTTACGGCATCGACGACAAGAAACAGTTCATGGTCGCCGACCCCGACGGCACCAACCCCCTTCACAAGACTCCTTACTACAAGGTGGACAAGTTCCGCCTGCTCCACAGCATCTTGCTCGGCGTCATGACGTACGACGGCAACGTGCTTGTTATAGAGAATAAGAAATAA
- a CDS encoding glutamate-cysteine ligase family protein: MSNYKLWQRYGIEMEYMIVDRDSLNVLPRADVPLGKDKNGEQLSDVEHGPIGLSNELVSHVLEFKCAEPVDSLKHLGKTFHHEILKANESLKSINAMLLPTAAHPFMDPAEMKLWPYDCLDIYETYDRIFNCKGHGWANLQSTHINLSFNGDEEFGKLHAAIRALLPLIPAVAASSPFLDSKYCGFLDGRIETYRHNQEKIPSITGKVIPEAVFTYKDYEEQIFNHVKADITPYDPEHLLNHFFLNSRGAIARFDRGAVEIRLVDIQECPDADIAIAEWEVAILKGLAEGAFASEKEIRALDTDALAKILLATTKSAEKTVITDRDFLKIWKIDASEITAGELIQKITDRVKVKISAHSQALLAEMFKRGTLASALVKAVGADPDRDDFVYEYGKLAKCLAENRLYGI; this comes from the coding sequence ATGTCCAACTACAAACTTTGGCAACGTTACGGCATCGAGATGGAATACATGATTGTGGATCGTGATTCCTTGAACGTTCTCCCCCGCGCCGATGTACCGCTTGGAAAAGACAAGAACGGCGAACAGCTTTCGGACGTGGAACACGGGCCCATTGGACTTTCCAACGAGTTGGTGAGCCATGTGCTGGAATTCAAGTGCGCAGAACCCGTTGACAGTCTGAAGCATTTGGGCAAGACCTTCCATCACGAAATCTTGAAAGCGAATGAATCGCTCAAGAGCATTAACGCCATGCTCTTGCCGACGGCGGCCCACCCCTTCATGGATCCCGCCGAAATGAAGCTCTGGCCTTACGACTGCCTGGATATCTACGAGACTTACGACCGCATCTTTAACTGCAAAGGCCACGGTTGGGCGAACCTGCAATCCACCCATATCAACCTTTCTTTTAACGGCGACGAGGAATTCGGAAAGTTGCACGCAGCCATTCGCGCGCTGTTGCCGCTGATTCCCGCCGTAGCAGCCTCTAGCCCGTTTTTGGACAGCAAGTACTGCGGATTCCTGGATGGCCGAATCGAAACTTACCGCCATAACCAAGAGAAAATTCCGAGCATTACGGGCAAGGTGATTCCCGAAGCGGTCTTTACTTACAAGGATTACGAGGAGCAAATTTTCAACCACGTGAAGGCCGACATTACGCCTTACGATCCGGAACATTTGCTGAACCATTTCTTCTTGAACAGCCGCGGGGCAATCGCCCGCTTTGACCGCGGTGCCGTAGAAATCCGCCTGGTCGACATTCAGGAATGCCCGGATGCCGACATCGCCATTGCCGAATGGGAAGTCGCCATACTCAAGGGCCTTGCAGAAGGCGCTTTCGCAAGCGAAAAGGAAATTCGAGCCCTTGACACCGACGCTCTCGCCAAGATTCTGCTCGCGACTACGAAATCTGCCGAAAAGACCGTGATTACAGACCGCGATTTCCTGAAAATTTGGAAAATAGATGCCAGCGAAATCACCGCCGGCGAGCTCATCCAAAAAATCACGGACCGCGTTAAAGTCAAAATCAGCGCCCATTCGCAGGCCTTGCTCGCCGAAATGTTCAAACGCGGAACCCTCGCAAGCGCCCTCGTGAAAGCAGTCGGCGCAGACCCCGACCGTGACGATTTCGTATACGAATACGGGAAATTGGCAAAATGCCTGGCTGAAAATAGACTATACGGAATTTAA